In one window of Cellulophaga sp. HaHa_2_95 DNA:
- a CDS encoding BCCT family transporter, whose amino-acid sequence MTSKARTKNPLLPFSIGILLLLSLVAFFATESSYIIISNWSLWVRTYFGYFYLYLGLACVFFLLIIAFSPIGKIKLGKEDAKPEYSLWSWIAMLYSAGMGAGILLRAVQEPIYMQQNPPYTSNLAPEILALEFTFYQWGFTAWAFYGLFAMVIAYALFVRKKKTLISETVSNTLPNKKLLYGIDILTILTTIFGLIAAVGLGTTQIKGGINHVFKGNFDLSLTIGLTTIIVIVAAYSAWMGVNKGIKIISKLNIITALSILVFTFVFSDVPLILSNFFSATYHYILDFIPMSLALGNYNPGMNFLSDWTFYYWAFWLAWAPFTGIFIARISKGRTLRQLLLGVLIIPSLGTFFWFAVFGSSAFELIETWGGYNNEFGNVFSSIFVFLENYPFAFMLNMVTLFLLASFLVTSVDSAVFVLSMFTDSGKKNPSKKHRLLWSAIILIATIALLVLGNVKPEIDVLTAVQKLLIITSLPFAFFSIFMAWVFLKEVLKKK is encoded by the coding sequence TTGACATCTAAAGCACGTACAAAAAACCCATTACTACCATTTTCTATTGGTATTTTATTGCTATTATCCCTAGTTGCTTTTTTTGCTACAGAAAGCAGCTATATCATTATCAGTAATTGGTCTTTATGGGTACGTACCTATTTTGGGTATTTTTATTTATACCTTGGCCTAGCCTGTGTCTTTTTCTTACTTATCATTGCTTTTTCTCCCATAGGCAAAATAAAATTAGGTAAGGAAGATGCAAAACCAGAATACTCTTTATGGTCATGGATAGCTATGCTGTATAGCGCAGGAATGGGCGCAGGAATCTTGTTAAGAGCAGTACAAGAGCCTATTTATATGCAACAAAATCCTCCATACACCTCAAATTTAGCTCCAGAAATTCTTGCCTTAGAATTTACATTTTACCAATGGGGTTTTACGGCATGGGCATTTTATGGTTTGTTTGCAATGGTCATAGCATACGCGTTATTTGTCCGAAAGAAGAAGACCTTAATTAGCGAAACGGTTTCTAATACCTTACCTAATAAAAAACTGTTATACGGAATTGACATCCTGACCATACTCACCACCATTTTTGGATTAATTGCAGCGGTAGGCCTAGGAACCACCCAAATTAAAGGTGGTATTAATCATGTATTTAAAGGCAATTTTGATTTGAGTCTAACTATAGGCCTTACCACCATAATTGTTATTGTAGCCGCCTATAGTGCCTGGATGGGTGTAAACAAGGGAATTAAGATTATATCAAAATTAAATATTATTACAGCCCTAAGCATTCTAGTATTTACGTTTGTTTTTAGTGATGTACCATTAATTTTAAGTAACTTTTTCAGTGCCACTTACCACTATATACTAGATTTCATCCCCATGAGTTTAGCGCTAGGAAACTATAACCCTGGAATGAATTTCTTATCTGATTGGACGTTTTATTACTGGGCATTTTGGCTAGCATGGGCGCCATTTACTGGAATATTTATTGCTAGAATATCAAAAGGAAGAACGCTTAGACAGCTTTTATTAGGCGTATTAATTATTCCTTCTTTAGGTACTTTTTTCTGGTTTGCAGTATTTGGATCCTCTGCTTTTGAACTCATAGAAACATGGGGAGGTTACAACAATGAGTTTGGGAATGTTTTTTCATCCATTTTTGTGTTTCTAGAAAACTATCCCTTTGCTTTTATGCTAAATATGGTGACCCTTTTTCTATTGGCTAGCTTTTTGGTAACCTCTGTAGATTCTGCCGTATTTGTACTGAGTATGTTTACGGATAGTGGCAAAAAGAACCCGAGTAAAAAACACAGATTATTATGGTCTGCAATTATTCTGATTGCCACTATAGCCTTATTAGTTTTAGGGAATGTAAAACCTGAAATTGATGTACTAACCGCCGTTCAAAAACTACTAATTATCACCTCTTTGCCTTTTGCTTTTTTTAGCATTTTTATGGCATGGGTATTCTTAAAAGAAGTTTTGAAGAAAAAGTAA
- the ctlX gene encoding citrulline utilization hydrolase CtlX → MQVTNTILMIRPVAFRMNEQTAVNNFFQEDLDLKNVEINKKAQVEFDAFVVALKDKGIHVVVVDDTLSPDTPDSIFPNNWISLHKEGIVGLYPMFAENRRNERREDVLDILEEKGFKIDDIVDYTSAEDDNFFLEGTGSICLDRLNKKAYCALSDRADEELFIEFCEDFDYFPVIFTANQSVDGKRMPIYHTNVMMALGETFAIICSDTIDDKKERKSVLDHLHNDGKAIIRITEQQMHQFAGNMLQVLGADDKRYLVMSSAAYTSLTADQLKAIKTHCEIIHSSLDTIETCGGGSARCMMAEVFLPKK, encoded by the coding sequence ATGCAAGTTACTAACACTATTTTAATGATTAGGCCTGTTGCTTTTCGTATGAATGAACAGACGGCTGTAAATAATTTTTTTCAAGAAGATCTTGATCTTAAAAATGTAGAAATTAATAAAAAAGCGCAAGTAGAATTTGATGCTTTTGTTGTAGCCTTAAAAGATAAAGGGATACATGTAGTCGTGGTTGACGATACTTTGAGTCCGGATACTCCTGATTCTATTTTTCCAAATAATTGGATATCACTTCATAAAGAAGGTATCGTTGGTCTGTATCCAATGTTTGCAGAGAATAGAAGAAACGAACGTCGTGAAGATGTCTTGGATATTTTAGAGGAAAAAGGTTTTAAAATAGATGATATTGTTGATTATACTTCGGCGGAAGACGATAATTTCTTCTTAGAAGGAACAGGTAGTATCTGTTTAGATAGATTAAATAAAAAAGCCTATTGTGCACTGTCAGACAGGGCAGATGAAGAATTATTCATTGAGTTCTGCGAAGATTTCGATTATTTCCCTGTAATTTTCACGGCCAATCAATCTGTAGACGGTAAACGTATGCCCATCTATCACACCAATGTAATGATGGCGCTAGGGGAAACGTTTGCGATCATATGTTCTGATACTATTGATGATAAAAAAGAGCGTAAAAGTGTCTTAGATCACCTTCATAATGATGGTAAAGCGATTATTAGAATAACGGAACAACAGATGCACCAGTTTGCGGGGAATATGCTGCAAGTATTGGGAGCAGATGATAAACGTTATTTAGTGATGAGTTCTGCGGCCTATACTAGTTTAACAGCCGATCAACTAAAAGCAATTAAAACGCATTGCGAAATTATTCATAGTTCTTTAGATACTATAGAAACTTGCGGTGGTGGTAGTGCACGTTGTATGATGGCAGAAGTGTTTTTACCTAAAAAATAA
- a CDS encoding SDR family oxidoreductase, translated as MKILLTGANGYIGMRLLPQLLELGHEVVCAVRNERRLSIDKETRAQIEVIELDLLEDFSSGKIPKDIDIAYFLIHSMSSSTQDFDKQEAITAHNFNAYLAETNVQQVIYLSGIVNDTELSKHLSSRKNVEDILYQGNFNLTVLRAGIIVGSGSSSFEIIRDLCEKLPFMITPKWVLTKTQPIAIRDVISYLTGVIGHKETYNDSFDIAGPNVLTYKEMLHQYAKARGFKNWIVTVPIMTPKLSSYWLYFVTSTSYKLAINLVDSMKMEVVAKDQRLQDLLEITPFSYMEAIDMAFKKIEQNLVVSSWKDSMISGRFRKNLEKHIQVPKYGVLTDKKSMKVDDPELALQNIWKIGGETGWYYANWLWKIRGFMDKLSGGVGLRRGRTHPDRIFTGDALDFWRVLLADKKNKRLLLFAEMRLPGEAWLEFEIDESNVLHQTATFRPRGLRGRLYWYSVLPFHFFIFGGMLRGIATKK; from the coding sequence ATGAAAATACTTCTCACTGGCGCAAATGGCTATATTGGCATGCGATTATTGCCGCAGCTTTTGGAGTTAGGTCATGAAGTAGTATGCGCTGTACGCAATGAGCGCCGCTTGTCTATAGATAAAGAAACAAGAGCACAAATAGAAGTTATAGAATTGGATTTACTAGAAGATTTTTCATCTGGAAAAATACCAAAAGATATAGATATTGCTTACTTCCTAATACACTCTATGAGTTCTTCTACTCAAGATTTTGATAAACAAGAAGCCATTACAGCACACAATTTCAACGCTTATTTAGCAGAAACAAATGTGCAACAAGTAATTTACTTAAGCGGAATAGTGAATGACACAGAACTATCTAAGCATTTAAGTTCTAGAAAAAACGTTGAGGACATTCTCTATCAAGGGAATTTTAATCTTACGGTTTTAAGAGCCGGAATAATTGTGGGATCAGGAAGCTCCTCTTTTGAAATTATCCGTGATTTATGTGAGAAATTACCCTTTATGATCACTCCAAAATGGGTACTAACAAAAACACAACCTATTGCCATAAGAGATGTAATTTCCTATTTAACCGGCGTAATTGGCCATAAAGAAACGTATAACGATTCTTTCGATATTGCTGGCCCTAATGTGCTCACCTATAAAGAGATGCTTCACCAATATGCAAAAGCTAGAGGTTTTAAAAATTGGATTGTTACAGTACCTATAATGACTCCTAAACTCTCTTCCTATTGGTTATATTTTGTCACCTCTACGTCTTACAAGCTTGCTATTAATCTTGTTGATAGTATGAAAATGGAGGTTGTTGCAAAAGATCAGCGCCTGCAAGACCTCTTAGAAATAACCCCTTTCTCCTACATGGAAGCTATAGACATGGCGTTCAAAAAAATTGAACAGAATTTAGTAGTGAGTAGCTGGAAGGATAGTATGATTAGTGGGCGTTTTAGAAAAAATTTAGAAAAACATATTCAAGTTCCCAAATATGGTGTTCTTACCGATAAAAAATCAATGAAAGTTGATGACCCTGAATTAGCACTTCAGAACATCTGGAAAATTGGCGGCGAAACAGGTTGGTACTATGCCAATTGGTTGTGGAAAATAAGAGGTTTTATGGACAAACTCTCTGGCGGTGTTGGGCTGCGCCGTGGAAGAACACATCCAGACAGGATTTTTACAGGTGACGCCCTTGATTTTTGGCGTGTTTTGCTTGCCGATAAAAAAAATAAACGCTTGCTTTTATTTGCAGAAATGCGCTTACCAGGAGAAGCTTGGTTAGAATTTGAAATTGACGAAAGTAATGTATTGCATCAAACTGCGACATTTAGACCTCGCGGACTTCGCGGTAGGCTCTATTGGTATAGCGTACTACCTTTTCATTTTTTTATTTTTGGAGGAATGCTTCGAGGAATTGCGACTAAAAAATAA